A single Candidatus Pacearchaeota archaeon DNA region contains:
- the ligA gene encoding NAD-dependent DNA ligase LigA — MNKDEAKKRIEKLRDLINHHRYLYHVLNKEEISESVLDSLKKELFDLEQNFPEFVTVDSPTQRVGGKPIGAFKKFEHQEMMRSLNDAFSREDMDNWENRNKKLLHGEKIEYYCEPKLDGLAIELIYDKGILKIGATRGDGKIGEDVTQNIKTIEAIPLKLREEKDIVEDLKKEKLPFKKLTHIVVRGEAIITKKEFEKTNKERGKNGLPLYANPRNLAAGSLRQLDSKITSERNLDADVYDLVTDFGQKTHEEEHKILKILGFKTNNKYNRLCKNMNEVFDFYAYWQKNREKLPYEIDGLVISINNNEVFDKLGVAGKAPRGAIALKFPLKQSTTIVEDIKIQVGRTGAMTPVAILKPVEINGVTVSRATLHNDKEIERLGLKIGDTVVVGRAGDVIPEVIKVFPELRTGKENNFEMPTNCPSCETKLVKPENEIVWRCPNHNCFSRKIGWFKHFVSRSAFSIDGLGPKIIEKFIEEGLLSDPSDLFELKEGDILPLERFADKSAKKIVLNIQNKKEVSFSRFIYSLGIRNVGLKTSFDLALSFKSIEKIENASIKELESISDVGPVVAQSIYDWFHLKENKEFLKKLKDRGVKYFIEKREGKLLAKKFVITGTLEKMSRDVAKEKIVLLGGEVSDSISKNIDYLVSGVNPGSKYEKAKKLGVKILKEEEFLKMII; from the coding sequence ATGAATAAAGATGAAGCTAAAAAAAGAATAGAAAAACTGAGAGATTTAATTAATCATCACCGCTATCTTTATCACGTTCTAAATAAAGAAGAGATATCGGAATCAGTACTAGATTCCTTGAAAAAGGAACTTTTTGACTTAGAACAAAATTTTCCCGAATTTGTAACTGTCGATTCTCCGACTCAGAGAGTGGGTGGAAAACCAATAGGTGCTTTTAAAAAATTTGAACATCAGGAAATGATGCGGTCATTGAATGACGCCTTTTCAAGAGAAGATATGGATAATTGGGAAAATAGAAATAAAAAACTTCTTCACGGAGAAAAGATTGAATATTATTGCGAACCAAAACTTGATGGATTGGCTATAGAATTGATTTACGACAAAGGAATATTAAAAATTGGTGCAACAAGGGGAGACGGAAAGATTGGAGAGGATGTTACTCAAAACATAAAAACAATTGAAGCAATTCCGCTTAAACTAAGAGAAGAAAAGGATATTGTAGAGGATTTAAAAAAAGAAAAGTTACCATTTAAAAAATTAACTCATATTGTTGTTAGGGGGGAGGCGATAATAACAAAAAAGGAATTTGAAAAAACAAATAAAGAAAGAGGAAAAAATGGCTTGCCTCTTTACGCCAATCCAAGAAATTTAGCAGCTGGTTCTTTACGCCAACTTGATTCAAAAATTACATCTGAGAGAAATCTCGATGCAGATGTTTACGATTTAGTAACTGATTTTGGTCAAAAGACACATGAAGAAGAACATAAAATATTAAAAATATTAGGATTTAAAACAAATAATAAGTACAATAGACTGTGTAAGAATATGAATGAGGTTTTTGATTTCTATGCTTATTGGCAAAAAAATAGAGAAAAGCTTCCATATGAGATAGACGGCCTAGTAATATCAATAAATAATAATGAAGTTTTTGATAAATTAGGGGTGGCTGGCAAGGCTCCTCGTGGAGCAATTGCTTTAAAATTTCCTCTGAAGCAGTCAACAACAATAGTTGAAGATATTAAAATTCAAGTCGGAAGAACCGGAGCAATGACACCAGTTGCGATTTTAAAACCAGTAGAGATTAATGGAGTTACTGTTAGTAGGGCAACACTACACAATGATAAAGAAATAGAAAGATTAGGGCTGAAGATTGGAGATACAGTAGTTGTTGGCAGAGCTGGGGACGTTATTCCAGAAGTAATTAAAGTTTTTCCTGAATTAAGAACAGGAAAAGAAAATAATTTTGAAATGCCTACAAATTGTCCATCATGCGAAACAAAATTAGTTAAGCCTGAAAATGAAATCGTTTGGAGATGTCCTAATCATAATTGTTTTAGTAGAAAGATAGGATGGTTTAAGCATTTTGTTTCTCGTTCGGCATTCAGTATCGATGGTTTGGGGCCAAAAATAATTGAGAAATTTATAGAAGAAGGCTTGTTGTCTGACCCTTCAGATTTATTTGAATTGAAAGAAGGTGACATTCTTCCTCTAGAAAGATTTGCTGATAAATCAGCAAAAAAAATAGTTTTAAATATTCAAAACAAAAAAGAAGTTTCTTTTTCTCGTTTTATTTATTCTTTAGGAATAAGAAATGTAGGACTAAAAACATCTTTTGACTTAGCACTTTCTTTTAAATCAATTGAGAAGATAGAAAATGCTTCAATTAAAGAATTAGAAAGCATTTCTGATGTTGGACCAGTAGTTGCTCAATCGATATATGATTGGTTTCACCTAAAAGAGAACAAAGAATTTTTAAAGAAATTAAAAGATAGGGGAGTTAAATATTTTATTGAAAAAAGAGAGGGAAAATTATTGGCAAAAAAATTTGTTATAACAGGAACTTTAGAAAAAATGAGTAGAGATGTTGCCAAAGAAAAGATAGTTCTTTTAGGAGGAGAGGTTTCTGATTCAATTTCTAAGAATATTGATTATTTAGTTTCTGGAGTTAATCCAGGCTCCAAATACGAAAAAGCAAAAAAGTTAGGGGTTAAAATATTAAAAGAAGAAGAGTTTTTAAAGATGATAATTTGA
- a CDS encoding type II secretion system protein, translating into MINNNQKTKGFTLIEMLVSILIFGFISVLLVNIFTSVLDTQTRILQNQGLLNQSSYALEYMSKAIRMAEKDSDGSCIGAENAGENYATGTDSISFLTYDTKTLTYKCLKFLLDNGAIEEIRSTDENPGTTAVPITSSSVSVDDLTFNVSGDGSAEDMNQPRITIMIKMKALPLAMYSPVLIVQTTISQRKLNI; encoded by the coding sequence ATGATAAATAATAATCAAAAGACAAAAGGCTTTACTTTAATTGAGATGTTAGTCTCTATCCTTATTTTTGGTTTTATTTCGGTCCTTTTGGTAAATATTTTTACTTCTGTTTTAGATACTCAAACAAGAATTTTACAAAATCAGGGGTTATTAAATCAATCAAGCTATGCCTTGGAGTATATGTCAAAAGCAATAAGAATGGCAGAGAAAGATTCGGATGGAAGTTGTATTGGTGCGGAGAATGCAGGAGAGAACTATGCAACGGGAACAGATTCTATATCTTTTTTAACATATGATACTAAAACATTGACTTATAAATGTCTTAAATTTTTACTTGATAACGGTGCAATAGAAGAAATTAGATCAACGGATGAGAATCCTGGCACAACAGCGGTGCCAATAACATCTTCTTCGGTTAGCGTTGATGATTTAACTTTTAATGTATCAGGAGATGGTAGTGCAGAAGATATGAATCAACCAAGAATAACAATTATGATTAAGATGAAAGCACTTCCTTTAGCGATGTATTCACCAGTTTTAATCGTACAGACAACCATTTCTCAAAGGAAATTAAATATTTAA
- a CDS encoding prepilin peptidase — MIELILIFILGLIIGSFLNCVIWRLYKEESFIVGRSYCPHCHHGLGLWDLFPVLSFVFLRGKCRYCKRKISLQYPLIELITAIIFSLVFIYLGSIFSLQLIFWLIIMAFLIVIFVFDLKYFIIPDEVVYPAIFLSIIWLLYSFFNGMISSHEIILTIASSLGAALFFFLIWFFSKGMAMGFGDVKLALLIGLLLGFPNTIVALFLGFLLGAIIGSVAVFLKRKGFGSEVPFAPFLVVGTIISFFFGNNIINWYFSLMV; from the coding sequence ATGATAGAATTAATTCTAATTTTCATTCTTGGATTAATAATTGGCAGTTTTCTTAATTGTGTTATTTGGAGGCTATACAAAGAAGAAAGCTTTATCGTCGGTAGATCATATTGTCCTCATTGTCATCATGGTTTAGGATTATGGGATTTGTTCCCAGTCTTAAGCTTTGTTTTTTTAAGGGGGAAGTGCAGGTATTGTAAAAGGAAAATCTCTCTTCAATATCCTTTAATTGAATTAATAACAGCTATTATTTTTTCTTTAGTATTTATTTATCTTGGTTCAATATTTTCTCTGCAATTAATTTTTTGGTTGATAATAATGGCTTTTCTAATAGTCATTTTTGTTTTCGATTTAAAGTATTTTATTATCCCCGATGAAGTTGTTTATCCAGCTATTTTTTTATCAATTATCTGGTTATTATATTCATTTTTTAATGGAATGATTAGTAGTCATGAAATAATTTTGACGATAGCTTCATCTCTTGGTGCAGCGTTATTTTTCTTTTTGATATGGTTTTTTTCGAAAGGAATGGCGATGGGGTTTGGAGACGTTAAGTTAGCTTTATTAATAGGTCTTCTTTTAGGTTTTCCTAATACCATTGTTGCACTCTTTTTAGGTTTTCTTTTGGGTGCTATAATAGGTTCAGTGGCAGTATTTTTGAAAAGGAAGGGATTTGGGTCAGAAGTCCCGTTTGCACCATTCCTTGTAGTAGGAACGATAATTAGTTTTTTCTTTGGGAATAACATTATTAATTGGTATTTTTCTTTAATGGTATAA
- a CDS encoding type II secretion system protein yields the protein MKKVKGFTLIEVLVIISIITVMTVALFSNYGKNNEMFALERSAQKLAQDIRRAQDMAMAGSIGTGGTSTYGYGLYFDKLNSPNSYIIYEEKDDDVNMAYDGESIDYTKESISLENGIKICTLVDTAPPSVDVLSVSFEPPNPLTYIDGVPSGKTAIITLCITSDVSKTRTITINNAGMVQVTK from the coding sequence ATGAAAAAAGTTAAAGGTTTTACGTTAATTGAAGTACTAGTTATAATATCGATTATAACTGTGATGACAGTTGCACTTTTTTCAAATTATGGAAAAAATAATGAAATGTTTGCATTAGAAAGATCAGCCCAGAAGCTTGCACAGGACATAAGAAGAGCTCAAGACATGGCAATGGCAGGCTCTATAGGAACAGGAGGGACTTCTACTTACGGATATGGATTATATTTTGATAAATTAAATAGTCCCAATAGTTATATTATTTATGAAGAAAAGGATGATGATGTAAATATGGCTTATGATGGGGAATCAATAGATTACACCAAAGAGTCAATCAGTCTTGAAAATGGAATTAAAATTTGTACACTCGTAGATACAGCGCCTCCTTCTGTAGATGTTCTTAGTGTTTCTTTTGAGCCCCCAAATCCTTTAACTTATATCGATGGAGTTCCTTCTGGCAAGACAGCAATAATTACTCTTTGTATAACAAGCGATGTTTCTAAGACTAGGACTATAACAATTAACAACGCAGGGATGGTTCAGGTTACCAAATAA
- a CDS encoding type II secretion system F family protein, with protein sequence MKYLYQAKDIKGVNNSGVIEATSKEAALEVLNNNGLFPIEIKGEDEKNKDVLNKKISIKLFSGTSMKDVAMFSRQLAIMIDSNVPPAEAIDALGDQTRNQDFKEKIYIIANDVRSGTQMSKAFGKFPQIFSPFYINMMKSAEVSGNLPSILNKVADHLESEYAIRSKMIGAATYPMVVMVIFVLIFIVLMIFVIPGLVKVLIESGQELPIATKIIIAISDFFVKFWYLAIGGIIGIAAFFVYYPKTIKGKDVFDKIAIKIPIFGPFLKNLFLTRFAENFSTLISAGLPINEALEVVANLIGNNIYRDTILKTRDRVVKGESISMVLGQYNEVISPLFVQMVSVGEKTGRLDSSLANVVRFYKRETDIFVDSLSSIIEPILIIGLALMVGFLVAAVLLPIYQISTTVPK encoded by the coding sequence ATGAAATATCTTTATCAAGCAAAAGATATAAAAGGAGTAAATAATTCTGGAGTAATAGAGGCTACCTCAAAAGAGGCAGCTTTAGAGGTTTTAAATAATAATGGCCTTTTTCCCATAGAAATTAAAGGAGAAGATGAAAAAAATAAAGACGTATTAAACAAGAAGATTAGTATTAAATTATTTTCCGGGACTTCAATGAAAGACGTGGCCATGTTTTCAAGACAACTTGCAATTATGATTGATTCAAATGTCCCTCCAGCAGAAGCTATTGATGCTTTGGGTGATCAAACAAGGAATCAAGATTTCAAAGAAAAAATATATATTATTGCTAATGATGTTAGGAGCGGTACTCAAATGTCAAAGGCTTTTGGCAAATTTCCTCAAATCTTTTCTCCTTTTTATATCAACATGATGAAATCAGCAGAAGTTTCTGGAAACCTTCCCAGTATTTTGAATAAAGTAGCTGATCACCTAGAAAGTGAATATGCTATTCGTTCTAAAATGATAGGAGCGGCGACTTACCCAATGGTAGTTATGGTTATTTTTGTTTTGATTTTTATAGTTTTAATGATTTTTGTTATTCCTGGATTAGTTAAGGTTTTAATTGAATCGGGACAAGAGCTTCCCATAGCAACAAAAATAATTATAGCCATTTCTGATTTCTTTGTTAAGTTTTGGTATCTAGCTATAGGAGGAATAATAGGAATAGCAGCTTTCTTTGTCTATTATCCTAAAACAATAAAAGGAAAAGATGTTTTTGATAAAATTGCTATAAAAATTCCTATTTTTGGACCATTTTTAAAGAATCTTTTCTTGACACGTTTTGCAGAAAATTTTTCTACTCTTATTTCTGCTGGTCTTCCTATTAACGAGGCTTTAGAGGTGGTAGCAAATTTAATAGGGAATAATATATACAGAGATACAATTCTTAAAACAAGAGACAGAGTTGTTAAAGGAGAAAGTATAAGTATGGTTTTGGGTCAATATAACGAAGTTATCTCTCCTTTATTCGTACAAATGGTATCAGTTGGAGAAAAAACAGGAAGATTAGACTCTTCTCTCGCTAACGTAGTTAGGTTTTATAAGAGAGAGACAGATATTTTTGTTGATTCTTTATCAAGCATTATTGAGCCGATATTAATTATTGGTTTAGCGTTAATGGTTGGATTTTTAGTTGCTGCTGTCTTGTTGCCGATATACCAGATCAGTACGACTGTTCCAAAATAA
- a CDS encoding prepilin-type N-terminal cleavage/methylation domain-containing protein, translating to MNNIFKKEKGFTLLEMLISILIVTIGVLGIYQAVYKYNKKTQIERESFIAAYLCQEGIEIVKNIRDSNWVAEAAWNSGLETCIDTVGCEADYSLEGVGALTLWSSPGRSLYIDGSTGFYKYGNNTGDIETPYARKIEILSQGTDELDITVTVYWKTNSMVVKENLYNWK from the coding sequence ATGAATAATATTTTTAAAAAAGAAAAAGGTTTTACTTTATTAGAAATGCTTATTTCTATTCTGATTGTGACAATAGGAGTTTTGGGCATTTATCAGGCGGTTTATAAATATAATAAAAAAACTCAAATAGAAAGGGAGAGTTTTATTGCTGCTTATCTTTGCCAAGAAGGAATAGAGATTGTAAAGAACATAAGAGATAGTAATTGGGTTGCAGAAGCAGCTTGGAATAGCGGTCTAGAGACATGTATTGATACTGTTGGCTGTGAGGCTGATTATAGTTTAGAAGGCGTAGGAGCTTTAACTCTTTGGTCTTCACCAGGAAGAAGCTTATATATAGATGGTTCTACGGGATTTTATAAATATGGCAATAATACAGGCGATATTGAAACGCCGTACGCAAGGAAAATAGAAATTTTATCACAAGGAACTGATGAATTAGATATTACAGTTACTGTTTATTGGAAAACAAATTCAATGGTAGTAAAAGAAAATTTATATAATTGGAAATGA
- a CDS encoding type II secretion system protein — protein MQKTKGFTLIELLVVIAIIGILSGLIIVSMSGAQNSAKDARIKSAMDQFRSTAEIYKMNNNGSYGSNVAVSITTDSCTANQVATSILGTASNPDGVTLCDDIQLQGSGTLLVNATSTAWCMQKELLGGAIWCIDSAGNVGSTNVGCSTSQDCL, from the coding sequence ATGCAAAAAACAAAAGGTTTTACTTTAATTGAGTTATTGGTCGTTATTGCTATTATTGGTATTTTATCTGGTCTTATTATCGTTTCTATGTCTGGTGCGCAAAACTCTGCTAAAGACGCTAGAATCAAATCAGCTATGGATCAATTTAGATCAACAGCAGAGATTTATAAGATGAACAATAACGGCAGTTATGGTAGTAATGTAGCCGTTAGCATAACAACCGATTCTTGTACCGCAAATCAAGTTGCTACTTCCATTCTTGGAACTGCTAGCAATCCTGATGGTGTTACTCTATGTGACGATATCCAACTTCAAGGATCTGGAACATTATTAGTAAATGCGACCTCAACAGCATGGTGCATGCAAAAGGAGTTATTGGGAGGTGCAATATGGTGTATTGATAGTGCTGGAAATGTTGGATCAACGAATGTTGGATGTTCAACAAGTCAAGATTGTCTGTAA
- the rodA gene encoding rod shape-determining protein RodA yields the protein MDWTLIVASSLLAIIGMVSIYSSSSSGDFSNLYKQIGFFVFSLVCMFLVSFIDNRTIRENSSIILTLYFLCILALIGVFFFAPEIRGIKSWYKIGIFSFDPIEPTKIVLVLILAKYFSKRHVELYRIRHIILSGIYAFIPAVLIFLHPEFGSVMIVISIWIGILLVSGIRVKDFLLLCLAFVLIFAGIWSFMLKDYQRERVFNFIAPQDDPLGGGWNQNQAKISIGSGGLFGKGIGNGSQTQYGFLPEPQTDFIFSSIGEELGLLGTTVIFALFGLMYWRILKIALDARSNFTRLFATGLALSIFIQMAINIGMNVGFLPVIGIPLPMVSYGGSNLLFTFIALGILQNMKINES from the coding sequence ATGGATTGGACGTTAATTGTTGCCAGTTCTTTATTAGCGATAATAGGGATGGTTTCAATATATAGCTCTTCATCGTCAGGAGATTTTTCTAATTTATACAAGCAAATTGGTTTTTTTGTTTTTAGTTTAGTTTGTATGTTTTTAGTTAGTTTTATAGACAACAGAACAATTAGGGAAAATTCATCAATAATCCTTACCTTATATTTTTTGTGTATATTAGCTTTAATTGGTGTATTCTTTTTTGCTCCAGAGATTAGAGGAATTAAGTCTTGGTACAAGATAGGGATATTCTCTTTTGATCCGATTGAACCGACTAAAATAGTTTTAGTTTTGATTTTGGCTAAATATTTTTCTAAAAGGCACGTTGAATTATATAGAATAAGACACATTATTCTCTCTGGTATTTATGCTTTTATTCCTGCTGTTTTAATATTTTTGCATCCAGAGTTTGGGTCAGTGATGATTGTGATTTCTATTTGGATAGGAATCCTTTTAGTTTCTGGAATAAGAGTGAAAGACTTTCTTCTATTATGTTTAGCTTTTGTATTGATTTTTGCTGGTATTTGGTCTTTTATGCTCAAAGATTATCAAAGAGAAAGAGTTTTTAATTTTATTGCCCCTCAAGATGATCCGCTTGGTGGTGGTTGGAATCAGAATCAAGCGAAGATAAGTATTGGTTCTGGGGGATTGTTTGGAAAGGGAATAGGCAATGGTTCGCAAACTCAATATGGTTTTTTACCTGAGCCGCAGACAGATTTTATTTTTTCTTCAATAGGAGAAGAATTAGGACTTTTGGGAACTACAGTTATTTTTGCTTTATTCGGATTAATGTATTGGAGGATATTAAAAATTGCTCTTGATGCCCGTTCTAATTTTACTAGACTTTTTGCTACTGGTCTTGCTTTATCAATTTTTATTCAAATGGCAATTAATATTGGAATGAATGTAGGATTCTTGCCAGTCATTGGAATTCCTTTACCTATGGTTAGTTATGGGGGTAGTAATTTGTTGTTTACTTTTATCGCTTTGGGTATTTTACAGAACATGAAGATTAATGAGTCTTGA